The sequence TTAGTGTTGTCATCCTcatatgaaaaatataaagtCACTGTTATCGTTTAGGGTTGTTTTTTTGAACTATGCCACCCTAAAAAAAACGCTTTGTGTGGGCAGTTGTTTCTAAGTCATACATCCCATTTGTAAATGGAGCACAaaaatcaccttttttaaagtaGTGATTTATATCTTATGTTGTTGCCCTTATAAATCCAAGTCTAAAAATATGTCTGTCCTCCTTACCTGCTTCTTGCCAGATAAGAGGCTGGGATTTTTGCCAGGGCTACTAAAAATGTTTGGGGAGTGATAATAGATAAAACTGAATCTTGAAGAAAACATAGGTAACTGCTTTGTATAATAAAATAAGCTACAAAACTATAATTACCAAATTATTTTGTACTATCATTGCAtattctatttataaattttttgggTGTTGTGTAGAATTATAATCTTGTTAATTTTTAGGTCGTCAGGTGAGGGTAGTTCtgaagaagaaattaaaaaaagaaaatacaaaaaaaaagatgcGAAAAAAGAAGACAGACCAAAAATCAGGAGAGTGTCTTCCtctgacgatgatgatgataattcAACCTTAGCAAGAGAAACGGCTCTTCGTAAACGATTAAAAGAGAACTACAAGGGTAAACAAAAGCAAGACAGTTATGAATATTTCGAAGACGAACGTAAATTTAAACATTCTGATACTTCTGATAttgattataaaaataaaaaagataaaaccaGTCCCGATTATAATAAACATAGACACAAAGGGCACCAGAATGATTCAATTTTTGATAATAAAACTCATAGATCCAAAACTGGTTTtagaaacattgacggcaactTCAAAAATGAGAGAGATGATAGAAAGGAAAATAATGAGAGGTATGAAAATGACAAACATTCTAACAAAGAGTTTTCGGAAACAGATCGATCTCGGTCACTCAGCAGAGGAGGTGAACGAAGACATGTAAGAGAATGGGATAGAGGAAAACAGGGTTCTCATTCGGCTGATGTAAGACAAAGTgaatcatttaaaaagtaatctTTTTTGTCTTATTTAGCTGCTTTTGTTGGTAATTATTTGTAGTAAAGAAAGtggttttcattttaaaaattatttaaaaaaataacaagtatTGTTATTATCACTGGCATTGATATTTGACCAGTTTGAACTAAAAAAACTTCTTTGTATTATCCAGGTTCACATATTTGCCAGTTTGAACTGAATATCTACAGGAATATTGAGGAATTTTAGGAAAAATTTGAGATGTACGTTAGTAACCCTCTGTTGATACTGTTATTCTTTCTGTAGGAGTGAAACATCAAATAATAGTAAAAATGGAACAGCTGTGGCAAAAGAAGaaccaaattttaaattatctggAAAATTAACAGAATATACAAATACATATAATGTAAGTTTACACTGTAATGCTTTGCTTAAACACTGTTCCTGTTCTGAAAAAATGTTCCTCCAAGAAAAGATGTTTTTCAAATCCATGGCCATTTCCAGTTAACTAAGCACTAGGATAAACATTCACTTAACATTTAGAGTTTGGCTATAGCCTGTTATTAGCTAATGCACTGAACAAGAATACTCAATAATAATTCactgtttttttattgtatatagcGGGTTTTTCAAAAGTGTGTTAGAAGACTGAGCATAATCATGTTTTATTCTTATGTGTATTGCCATGATTAATATTTTAAGAATAACATAGTATTATTTTTCCTTGGTCAATATTCTCACATGTAAAATATTGGGAAATTATTATCAAAAGCAATTTATGAAACTTTTTACGTGTAAGTCCTGCGAAGaacaaatgttaatttttaaataaaaacagctGAAGGCCTTTGCCTGTAATTCAAATTTCTACTTCATTCCTATTGTTCTTTTTTATctatagtatatatattttcttgcagctttagattttttttctagGGAGTTGTTATAATGTATAACGAACCTGTAGAAGCAAGAAAGccaaaaacaaaatggcggttATATCCTTTTAAAGGAGAACAAGCACTTAGTAAGATGTTTTGTCATATTCACTATTAAAAAAAGGTAgtagatttgcagttttcaatgTTTGATCACATCAGCTGCCTCTTCTTTCTTCACGGGTTTTAATATGGATTCTTTTGTCAACATTCTCTAACTagtgtgttttaaattttactatGCAAGAAAATTAAACTTGATAAAAGTAAACTTAAAATTGGCATATTTTACtcattttaaaataatcaaCATATAAGGTGTCAATTATTTTATATTCAATGTAAGTGCACACCAATAACTTTTAGTAGTGATCACAAATGATTTTTTCAGTGTAggttttttaatgtttgttttcttttttgatagcTATGCTTCAACTTCATCGTCAAAGTGCATTTTTGTTAGGACGAGATAGAAAGGTAAATTTTGCATCAACAATCttcttttaaatgaaaaattttgaaaacgaatcaaaaagtttttttttccactcattaaattactttttgaaaACGCTGTACAAAGTAAGGATTGATGTTTTTAAGGTTGCAGACGTACCTGTCGATCATCCTTCTTGCTCAAAACAGCACTCAGTGCTGCAGTTTCGTCTGGTTGATTACGAAAGGCCTGATGGAACAATGGGTAGGCGAGTTAAGTAAGTGGTGTCATATACAAATTACATAGATGTGGTACTTAGCATAGCATGCAATCATAATTACtatataaaatgtaattttttagaCCATACATCATAGACTTAGACTCAAGAAATggtacatttgtaaataataaaaaaatagaacctCGAAGATATGTTGAATTATTAGAAAAGGTATGTTGTTAAACCACATTCAGCACACATTATATTTTGTAAGAAACTAATATTAacagaatataaaaagaaaagtgaaTTGATAGATCTCCTTCAACCATAAGAAACATCTAGTCTGGCCCTAAAATGTATGTTACTTACAAAACATCTGTATAATCTCTCAACATATGTCTAATATTTAGGGACTTTGTTATATAAGAAACTTGTTATATTTCAGGATGTACTGAAGTTTGGATTCAGTTCTCGAGAATATGTACTGTTACACGAGAAGTCACAAGATGATGAAGAAGCGTCAGGGACGGACGAGGAGAGTAAAGATTCCAAAGATGATTAAACCATAATAGGAATATAATACTATGCGTTTGTAGAGATTTTGTGGCTTTAGTTACCTcccaaatttaaagaaaagtaaCTTAGTCAATTTTATGATTTTCAAATATACTTTTAATCcaaaaagtataattttttatacaaaaagccatcaatttatttttatttggtgATTTTTGGAAGTGcttttgtaataaatttaatGATTTATCATTTTTGTATATACATATGTGAAAGGACTTCAATACTAATATTTTCTGTCTCAATATAAATTTGTATTTGCTTGCTTCTAAACAATTTGGAGCTTGATACAAGGAAGACTTAGAGGAGGGGTTGAAATTTTGTGGGGTaaaaagtcatcaatatatgtGATGGGGGTAGTTTTAATGAAATAATGTTTTAGTGCCTGTATTTATGACCATTGTTTGTCGAAGCTTTTGAAAAGCTTGTAAGTTACACAAAGACTTACAAATTGAGAAATTAAAACTAACTAGATACTTGGAAAAGAAGTTGAGATATCTGTGTGTGTGGATAAGTTTCGGAATTGAGGCGTCTGTTACTGTTATAACACTGTTAGTTAAAACGGCGATAAATTCTGTTAACATCTTAAGTTTTTTGTGTGTCTTTTTTCAGATCAGATTGTGTGTGTGACACTTGTATTTCTGTTGTAGTTAAACATGTCACATACTATAACACGTCAAAGAAGTTTTACATCTCCACCTTACAACGAGCCCACAACGCCATCGAACAGACCAACAAAGATAGAACGAATACAGCACTCCATCGTTGGTAGCACAAATGACTTGTTATCAATCAACAGAACATCAAAACAATCGGCAAGATGGTGCCTAATCAATCTAATATTAgcacttctcttcttttttggattgtaagttttttttcattttttagggaACAGTTTAAGGCTATAGTTTGCTTAGTTTTCGTCAATATTTTTGTGAACTCATCTCGCATGTTTGTTGAATAACAGTAACATTGACAACAACAATATTCCTActgaaaaacaagaaatttgAAAAGTTCCAACTTTGCATACTTAGTTGGTTCAAAAAATtgcacaacaattttttttccaattttttttttgatccaAAAACGTGTGACAACCTTTTACTGTTGCGGAATTGAATAAATTGTAACCGTTTAATTTCAATCATTTCAGCTTTCAGTTTATGATTACAAGAATGTTTTCCTTGCAACATTCCCTAGTTCAATATGTTGGTaagaattataattttttttttgattcttTGTTTATGTtgattaattattattttgtttcttttttgactttttgtcAGCATTTACTTAAACTtaaattttcagattattttttcacattgaTGTTTTCGTGGAATGTATTGACAAATTTGTATTTGTATTGCATACCAACTTTTGCACGACACAATGTTATCTTGAGTCCAAAACAGAAGTCTCTTCTTGGAATCACCAAAGAAAATGGTAGCTATCTTATTTTTCactagaatttaaatttaagatttcaattttgaaaacCTGTTTTCCAAGCTGCCGCTTCAAATTTCATTACGTCTGTTTTTAGAGAAACTTTTTTGCGTTCAAGACTTTACTTCAACTCCCTGTCAACAAACCAATCAAGGGTCTTCTAGTCCATCCGCATATCCCATGCGACGACAATCTTCACGGGCATCAAGCTCGTCATTGTTAGATTACTCTCCAGGTAAGCCTACACAATTTATGTCTGTTTGTTTGCGTACCCGATGAGATGTTGATGCGAATATAAGGTTTAAAAGTGCACTCTTACTTGCTTGACACCTGCTTCAAGTTCTTGGTTGTTGAACTAATTCCGGAATCTGTGTAGAGTTTCTGTTTATTCCAACTTGTTTTTGGgcgaaaagtgatttttttacgcCCTACTTTTgtgattaaatttaaaatctgatctaaaaatatttttagtacaCAAAACGTCACCAACCCATACTCAGTACTCTCCTGGTCGCAGTCCAAGCTCGCCAAATCGTGGTCAGTACTCTCCCAGCCGTGGTCAATTCTCCCCTGGTCGTGGTCAGTCATCTCCTGGCCGTGGTCAGTATTCTCCTGGGAGAACTCAGTATAGTCCAGCCCGAGATACTCCACTCATATCAAGGGGAAGTCAACAACGCTTTACTCCACTTAGTACTCAGGTCGCTTCTTATTCGCCATACAGAAATGGATCGCCATTAATGGTTGGTATATTTTTGAATTAAGTCTACTTTTGCTGACGTTAAGAAAACGGATATAAATATTTTGATCgattttttgtcatgataagCTCACAAATGAGATCTTTACCTGCCCAGAAGTCCTTGCTCGTgccttttatcaattttaattttcttcaggTTGGACACACTGCTTCCGTCACCAGTACTCCGTCGCCATTTTTAAACGGTAGTGCTGGTCAAAGTCCACGGTAAAACTCGTTATTTTATGCCACTGTTGTTGTCTTGTCACTTGTTAGAAACCAAcgtattgttttattttcagcttTCGAAGTTTCAACACGTCTCCTGGGAGAGGTAATGTCCAAATGAATTAAATAAACGCCCTAGTAGCCTATAACAAAAGGAGCGCAAAGTACTTgagaaatagaagaaaaaaaatgtactCTCAAATTTAATTAAGGTCGACATGCTGTTAACACGCTAATATAGCGAATAATAATCGTATTCCCTTGACAAATCACGGTTAATCTCTCATGGTAGAAGCTCCATATAGCAGAAAACTACTTTAGCGAACTTTTTCATATGTTTGTTCCCCcattttctgtttgtttaaatTCGGACATCActtgaaacaataaaaactcTTGTTCAACGAGAGCTTTCCTAAGTAGATTCAATATGTCAATTTTGTTAACCATATCACTTCTCTGTTTACTTTGTAGTGAACAGCAAAGACGACGAATTGTTGGATTATCAAGTGCTTGATAAGTAcgtgaaaaaagaagaagaggcTGAATTGCGTAACAGAAGAGGTACACTTCTTAtacagcctttttttaaaaaaatttttgacagaGAGAAATACTAGCTTGCCAAGGAAAGGAGTTAATTTGAGATTATGGTCAAACGCGTCAAACCTTAGTCTTGACATGATTAATCtcatacaaaaatttttatcatTGTGCAAactttatgtttttcttttctttcagtTCACTCTAACTCTCCCACTTCATCGTTTTGGAAGTATGGGAAAGCAGCATATAACTTGATACCAAACTTTGGTTCCTATCAACTTGCAACAAAGTCGAAATCGTTAAATATGaaagatgatgatgatgctgTGGGAAGTCCCTTTAAGAATGATGAGGTATGGAACGTTTATTACAGTAGTCCGGTGTTAAGTAATAAGGAGATCACGACTTAATTTTTACTTCCAGAGAAATTTTATCCTGTTTAAATAAAGTGAAATGTGTTAATACAGATTGCAGATCTGATAATTCCTTAAAATTCATTTTCACAAGCtgagaaaattgtttttattttccacaaatttA is a genomic window of Hydractinia symbiolongicarpus strain clone_291-10 chromosome 14, HSymV2.1, whole genome shotgun sequence containing:
- the LOC130625960 gene encoding smad nuclear-interacting protein 1-like, coding for MRHFSKQAAKASKMADSSSESSDSDRKIRSKKRKDKRKPIISNKKTTKRRSSGEGSSEEEIKKRKYKKKDAKKEDRPKIRRVSSSDDDDDNSTLARETALRKRLKENYKGKQKQDSYEYFEDERKFKHSDTSDIDYKNKKDKTSPDYNKHRHKGHQNDSIFDNKTHRSKTGFRNIDGNFKNERDDRKENNERYENDKHSNKEFSETDRSRSLSRGGERRHVREWDRGKQGSHSADVRQSESFKKSETSNNSKNGTAVAKEEPNFKLSGKLTEYTNTYNGVVIMYNEPVEARKPKTKWRLYPFKGEQALTMLQLHRQSAFLLGRDRKVADVPVDHPSCSKQHSVLQFRLVDYERPDGTMGRRVKPYIIDLDSRNGTFVNNKKIEPRRYVELLEKDVLKFGFSSREYVLLHEKSQDDEEASGTDEESKDSKDD
- the LOC130625959 gene encoding transmembrane protein 209-like, with protein sequence MSHTITRQRSFTSPPYNEPTTPSNRPTKIERIQHSIVGSTNDLLSINRTSKQSARWCLINLILALLFFFGFFQFMITRMFSLQHSLVQYVDYFFTLMFSWNVLTNLYLYCIPTFARHNVILSPKQKSLLGITKENEKLFCVQDFTSTPCQQTNQGSSSPSAYPMRRQSSRASSSSLLDYSPVHKTSPTHTQYSPGRSPSSPNRGQYSPSRGQFSPGRGQSSPGRGQYSPGRTQYSPARDTPLISRGSQQRFTPLSTQVASYSPYRNGSPLMVGHTASVTSTPSPFLNGSAGQSPRFRSFNTSPGRVNSKDDELLDYQVLDKYVKKEEEAELRNRRVHSNSPTSSFWKYGKAAYNLIPNFGSYQLATKSKSLNMKDDDDAVGSPFKNDEVLRKLGLERSDVDIWIENFRKWIAQTVLEPLVKEIDDINKRLTSMGSPDLHLGVISHSSLQSLQTTKGQHLPSLQSVVPYLDVTTNQEYLVSRIKELATGGCLRLYRWDEGGSYKNKPWNPDLPTDAQIVFNLFCTYMDTHLPSNPRYAEGKSFTGLHYLKTPAKPGDKKSSLVLYQSRTQKPYFKVLVEDEICELPKGRNNLFCAIVVFLYYAKRNYHGMLQRVNLGMSGINVLWILDKK